A window of the Brassica napus cultivar Da-Ae chromosome A2, Da-Ae, whole genome shotgun sequence genome harbors these coding sequences:
- the LOC106397301 gene encoding 5'-3' exoribonuclease 3-like, giving the protein MGVPAFYRWLAEKYPLIVSDVVEEEAVEIEGIKIPVDTSKPNPNDLEYDNLYLDMNGIIHPCFHPEDRPSPTTFEEVFQCMFDYIDRLFVMVRPRKLLYMAIDGVAPRAKMNQQRSRRFRSAKDASDAAAEEEKLREEFEREGRKLPPKIDSQVFDSNVITPGTEFMGVLSIALQYYVHLRLNHDVGWKNVKVILSDANVPGEGEHKIMSYIRLQRNIPGFDPNTRHCLYGLDADLIMLGLATHEVHFSILREVVFTPGQQDKCFLCGQMGHMAADCEGKAKKRAGEFDEKGDGFVKKPYQFLHIWILREYLEFEMRIPNPPFEIDLERIVDDFIFICFFVGNDFLPHMPTLEIREGAINLLMAVYKKEFRSLDGYLTDGCKPNLERVEQFIQAIGSFEDKIFQKRTRLHQRQAERIKGDKARKRRMDDAAPTVQPESLVPVERFSGSRLASAPVPSPFQPSDGVGSAPHQKARRLSSGSSIGAAIVDVENSLEPDENENKEELKTKLKELIREKSDAFNSDTHEEDKVKLGEPGWRERYYEEKFSVTTIEEMERIRKDVVLKYTEGLCWVMHYYMEGVCSWQWFYPYHYAPFASDLKDLGELDIKFELGTPFKPFNQLLGVFPAASSHALPERYRTLMTDPNSPIIDFYPTDFEVDMNGKRYSWQGIAKLPFIDERRLLEAVSEVEFTLTDEEKRRNSRMCDMLFIATSHRLAELIFSLDNHCRQLSARERIDLKVQIKPELSDGMNGYLTPCSGETHPPIFRSPMEGMEDILANQVICCIYRLPDVHSHITRPPPGVIFPKKIVNIGDLKPPPPLWHEDNGRRPMHNNNYNNNHYNNNNNHYNNNQGRQNPPGSLSGLHLGDAAHRLVTNSLQTRTDRHGYQAADGHHQQHHHGHGYNQPPYAPQVSYQYGGYNAPPHGVQDYAPPQSRQPPYQSRGGYQPRGSSGRFPSDPYPVQSRGGGHHRDNRGGRGYSGGYNQHQQQQQHWDGQGGEEHYNNQRGYGGGQHHRQQGGDRNRRGGGSHHHHDQGPRHHRY; this is encoded by the exons ATGGGAGTGCCGGCGTTTTACCGGTGGTTAGCGGAGAAGTATCCGTTGATTGTCTCCGACGTCGTCGAGGAAGAGGCCGTCGAAATCGAGGGAATCAAGATCCCGGTGGACACCAGCAAACCTAACCCTAACGATCTCGAATACGATAATCTCTACCTTGACATGAACGGTATCATCCATCCTTGCTTCCACCCTGAAGACAGG CCATCTCCGACTACCTTTGAGGAGGTGTTTCAGTGTATGTTTGACTATATTGATAGACTGTTTGTGATGGTGCGGCCCAGGAAGCTGCTCTACATGGCTATTG ATGGTGTTGCTCCAAGAGCTAAAATGAATCAACAGAGGTCTAGACGTTTTAGATCTGCTAAAGATGCATCTGATGCT GCTGCTGAAGAAGAAAAGCTGCGAGAGGAGTTTGAGAGGGAGGGTAGAAAACTCCCTCCTAAAATTgactctcaagtgtttgattCCAACGTTATTACACCTGGAACAGAGTTCATGGGTGTTCTCTCTATCGCCCTGCAATATTATGTGCACCTTAGACTTAATCATGATGTTGGTTGGAAAAACGTCAAG GTTATCCTTTCAGATGCAAACGTTCCAGGGGAAGGAGAGCATAAAATCATGTCATACATTCGTCTTCAAAGAAACATTCCTGGTTTTGACCCTAATACTCGGCATTGCTTGTATGGACTG GACGCTGACCTGATTATGTTAGGCTTGGCAACTCACGAAGTTCATTTTTCAATCCTTCGAGAG GTGGTATTCACTCCTGGACAGCAGGACAAATGCTTCTTGTGTGGTCAAATGGGACATATGGCTGCAGATTGCGAAGGAAAAGCAAAGAAGAGAGCAGGTGAATTTGATGAGAAGGGCGATGGTTTTGTCAAAAAGCCATATCAG tttCTTCATATATGGATTCTTAGAGAGTACCTGGAGTTTGAAATGAGGATTCCCAACCCACCGTTTGAGATTGATCTGGAGCGCATTGTTGATGATTTCATCTTCATATGTTTCTTTGTCGGCAACGATTTCTTGCCACATATGCCAACACTGGAGATTCGGGAG GGTGCTATCAACTTGCTTATGGCTGTTTACAAGAAGGAATTTAGGTCACTGGACGGCTATCTAACTGATGGATGCAAG CCAAATTTAGAGAGGGTGGAACAGTTTATTCAAGCTATAGGATCATTCGAAGATAAGATATTTCAGAAAAGAACCAGGTTACATCAG AGACAAGCAGAAAGAATAAAGGGAGATAAAGCTCGGAAAAGAAGAATGGATGATGCAGCTCCCACAGTCCAGCCAGAGTCTCTTGTTCCCGTTGAAAGATTTAGTGGTTCTCGACTTGCCTCGGCTCCTGTTCCTTCACCGTTTCAGCCTAGTGATGGAGTAGGGTCTGCTCCACATCAGAAAGCACGACGTCTATCTTCAGGGTCCAGTATTGGTGCTGCTATTGTCGACGTCGAGAACAGTCTTGAACCTGAC GAAAATGAGAACAAGGAAGAACTAAAGACAAAGCTCAAGGAGTTAATCCGTGAGAAATCTGATGCTTTCAACTCGGATACTCATGAAGAGGATAAG GTGAAGCTAGGGGAACCTGGATGGAGAGAAAGATATTATGAAGAGAAGTTCTCAGTTACAACCATTGAAGAGATGGAAAGAATAAGAAAGGATGTT GTTTTGAAGTACACAGAAGGCCTTTGTTGGGTCATGCATTACTACATGGAAGGTGTTTGCTCCTGGCAGTG GTTTTATCCTTACCATTATGCACCGTTTGCTTCTGATCTCAAGGATCTGGGAGAGCTGGATATTAAGTTTGAATTAGGAACTCCATTCAAGCCTTTCAATCAACTTCTTGGGGTGTTCCCAGCTGCAAG TTCGCATGCTCTTCCAGAGCGCTATAGGACCTTGATGACTGATCCCAACTCTCCCATCATTGATTTTTACCCAACTG ATTTTGAAGTTGACATGAACGGGAAGCGTTATTCCTGGCAG GGTATTGCTAAGCTGCCTTTCATTGATGAAAGACGCCTTCTAGAGGCTGTTTCCGAAGTTGAATTCACATTGACG GATGAAGAGAAGCGTAGAAACAGCAGGATGTGCGACATGCTTTTCATAGCAACTTCTCATCGCCTGGCTGAACTCATCTTTTCTCTCGACAACCATTGTCGGCAACTGAGTGCCAGGGAGAGAATAGACCTCAAGGTTCAGATCAAACCTGAGCTCAG TGATGGTATGAACGGCTACTTGACGCCATGTTCAGGAGAGACTCACCCGCCTATATTCAGGTCCCCAATGGAGGGTATGGAGGACATCTTGGCCAACCAAGTCAT ATGTTGCATTTACAGACTTCCGGATGTACATAGTCACATAACCAGACCTCCTCCCGGTGTCATCTTCCCTAAGAAG attGTGAACATAGGTGACTTGAAACCACCACCTCCTCTTTGGCACGAGGACAATGGAAGGAGACCTAtgcataataataattataacaataatcattataataataacaataatcattataataataatcaagGAAG GCAAAACCCACCTGGAAGTTTATCTGGGCTGCATCTAGGAGACGCAGCACATCGTCTTGTCACCAACAGCTTACAGACGAGAACAGACCGGCATGGATATCAAGCAGCAGATGGACATCATCAGCAGCATCATCATGGTCACGGCTACAATCAACCGCCGTATGCTCCACAAGTTTCTTACCAGTATGGTGGCTATAATGCTCCTCCGCATGGCGTCCAAGACTATGCTCCGCCACAGTCAAGACAACCTCCGTATCAAAGCCGAGGTGGGTACCAACCTCGTGGAAGCAGTGGGAGATTCCCATCGGATCCTTACCCGGTTCAGTCACGTGGAGGAGGTCACCACCGTGACAACAGAGGTGGTAGAGGGTActctggtggctacaaccaacatcaacaacaacaacaacattggGATGGTCAAGGTGGGGAGGAGCATTATAATAACCAACGAGGGTATGGTGGTGGTCAGCATCATCGTCAGCAAGGTGGTGACCGCAACCGTAGAGGAGGTGggagtcatcatcatcatgatcaAGGCCCTAGACATCATCGATATTAA
- the LOC106422384 gene encoding aldehyde oxidase GLOX-like, producing the protein MAAEAKPQILSHVNNLNYFSILLLLLSFNVASGAGGTWRLLLNDVGISAMHSQLLINDRVIMYDRSNFGPSKISLPSGACRVSPNDVVSKRDCTAHSIEYDVAFNSIRPLTIESNTWCSSGGVTPEGALLQTGGDKEGERKARMFYPCDDESCDWTEVDNALYVRRWYATNHVLPDGRQIIIGGRNQFNFEFFPKTKAPSLYKLPFLSETYDAGQENNLYPFVFLNSDGNLFIYANNKAILLDYNKNTVVKTYPKIPGGDPRSYPSTGSAVLLPIKNLEAEVVEMEVLVCGGAPKGSYLLALYKNTFVKALDTCARIKINDDKPQWVLEKMPRSRVMGDMILLPNGHVLLINGGSSGSAGWELGREPVLNPDLYHPDKPVGSRFQVQNPSTIPRMYHSTAGLLRDGRVLVGGSNPHQFYNFTDVLFPTELRLEAFSPSYLESQYWSIRPRIISLLSHSTVNYGGILRLRFMVFGIGGVRSPVKVTMVFPSFTSHSFSMSQRLLVLDHVELVRIGVWTYEVRVKAPKSKNLAPPGYYMAFVVNQDIPSEGIWLRLQ; encoded by the coding sequence ATGGCAGCAGAAGCCAAACCTCAAATCCTCTCCCACGTCAACAATCTCAATTACTTCTctatcctcctcctcctcctctccttCAACGTAGCATCCGGCGCCGGAGGAACATGGAGGCTTCTCTTAAACGACGTCGGAATCTCAGCAATGCACTCACAACTTCTCATCAACGACCGTGTCATAATGTACGACCGTTCCAACTTCGGTCCTTCAAAGATCTCTCTCCCTAGCGGAGCCTGCCGCGTCAGcccaaacgacgtcgtttcaaaACGCGACTGCACCGCGCATTCGATAGAATACGACGTCGCTTTTAACAGCATCCGTCCTTTAACCATCGAATCCAACACATGGTGCTCCTCAGGAGGAGTCACTCCCGAGGGAGCTCTCCTCCAGACGGGAGGAGACAAAGAAGGAGAACGTAAAGCTAGAATGTTCTATCCTTGCGACGACGAGTCATGTGATTGGACAGAAGTTGATAACGCACTTTACGTAAGAAGATGGTACGCTACGAACCATGTTCTTCCAGATGGTCGTCAGATCATAATAGGTGGTCGAAACCAGTTCAACTTCGAGTTCTTCCCTAAGACAAAAGCTCCAAGTCTCTACAAGTTACCCTTCTTGTCCGAAACCTACGATGCTGGACAAGAAAACAATCTCTACCCTTTCGTTTTCCTCAACAGCGACGGAAACTTATTCATATACGCTAACAACAAAGCCATTTTGCTAGACTATAATAAGAACACTGTCGTGAAAACGTATCCGAAGATCCCTGGAGGCGATCCGAGAAGCTATCCGAGCACTGGTTCAGCTGTTCTTCTCCCAATCAAAAACCTTGAAGCTGAGGTTGTCGAGATGGAAGTTCTGGTGTGCGGCGGTGCACCGAAAGGATCGTACCTCCTCGCTTTATATAAAAACACTTTTGTCAAAGCTCTTGACACGTGTGCAAgaatcaagatcaatgatgaTAAACCTCAATGGGTTCTCGAGAAGATGCCTAGGTCGAGAGTAATGGGAGATATGATCCTTTTACCTAACGGACATGTTCTGTTAATTAACGGTGGCTCATCAGGCTCTGCTGGTTGGGAGCTAGGTCGTGAACCGGTTTTGAACCCTGACCTTTATCATCCCGATAAACCGGTCGGTTCGAGATTCCAAGTACAGAATCCTAGTACTATACCAAGAATGTACCATTCAACCGCCGGTTTACTCCGTGATGGTAGAGTTCTAGTCGGAGGAAGCAACCCACATCAGTTTTATAATTTCACCGACGTGCTTTTCCCGACGGAGCTTAGGCTAGAAGCTTTCTCTCCGTCGTATTTGGAATCTCAGTATTGGAGTATACGTCCGAGGATTATTAGTCTTTTATCACACTCTACGGTTAACTACGGTGGAATCTTGAGGCTGAGGTTTATGGTGTTCGGTATAGGAGGAGTGCGAAGTCCGGTTAAGGTGACGATGGTGTTTCCTTCGTTTACTTCTCATTCCTTCTCCATGAGTCAGAGACTTTTGGTTCTTGATCATGTTGAGTTAGTGAGGATAGGAGTGTGGACTTATGAGGTTAGGGTTAAGGCACCAAAGTCTAAGAACCTTGCACCACCTGGTTATTACATGGCTTTTGTTGTGAACCAAGATATACCGAGTGAAGGTATTTGGCTGAGGTTGCAGTGA
- the LOC106397290 gene encoding histone H3.3, translating to MARTKQTARKSTGGKAPRKQLATKAARKSAPTTGGVKKPHRYRPGTVALREIRKYQKSTELLIRKLPFQRLVREIAQDFKTDLRFQSHAVLALQEAAEAYLVGLFEDTNLCAIHAKRVTIMPKDIQLARRIRGERA from the exons ATGGCTCGTACGAAGCAGACTGCTAGGAAATCCACCGGAGGAAAAGCTCCCAGGAAGCAACTCGCCACCAAG GCGGCGAGGAAATCAGCGCCGACCACGGGAGGAGTCAAGAAGCCTCACCGTTACCGTCCCGGAACCGTCGCTCTCCG TGAGATTCGTAAGTACCAGAAGAGCACTGAGTTGTTGATCCGCAAGCTTCCGTTTCAGCGTCTTGTTCGTGAAATCGCCCAAGATTTCAAG ACGGACCTGAGGTTCCAGAGCCACGCAGTGTTGGCGCTTCAGGAAGCTGCGGAGGCGTATctggttggtttgtttgaagACACGAATCTCTGTGCTATTCACGCCAAGAGAGTCACCATCATGCCTAAAGATATTCAACTGGCTAGGCGTATTCGTGGAGAGCGTGCTTAG